GCATCCCGTCCGCAATGCCCCAGGAAAGGGCGCCAGCCCGCGCGGCAGGCTTGTCGCCCCGCTTGCCTTACTTTACAGTGAGGTACGATTCTGTGTGCCCTAGACCGCTATCCTCAACCTGGTTAGCGACTTGCGAATGGAAGAGCCAGCAAGCAACTCGCCCGGTTCCACCGGCGGTGGACCGGTGCCTAAGGCTGTCGCCAGCCGGCTGAGCCTTTATCTCCGGGAACTCCAACATTTGATGGAGCGTGGGGACGAGACCACCAGTTCCAGCGAGTTGGGACGGAAGCTCGGCTTTACCGACGCCCAGGTCCGCAAGGACCTGGCCTATTTCGGCCATTTCGGCTACCCCGGCATTGGCTATCGTTGCGACAAGCTGGTAGCGGCCATCAAACGGATTCTGGGGACCGACCAACAGTGGAACGCCGTGCTCGTGGGGTCCGGCAACCTGGGGCGTGCGCTGTTGGGATATAAAGGCTTCCAGCGGCAGGGGTTTCGGGTCGCCGCTGCCTTCGACACCGATGCCAATAAGGTGGGCTCGCAAATCGAGGGGGTCGTGGTCTATCACCTGGACGATCTCACCGAGTTCGCCAAGGCCAATCGGGTACGTCTGGGGATCATCGCGGTGCCGGCTCCGGCGGCCCAAGCCGTGGCCAATCGCCTGGTGGCGGCGTCGGTCGAAGGGATCCTCAATTTCGCTCCGGTCACGATCGAGCTGCCTGACACGGTCAAACATGTCGGCGTCGACCTGGCGATCGAACTGGAACAGCTGTCGTTTGCCATCGTGAGCCGCGAGGCACAAAACGGCTGAGTGGGCAGGCCGACCGGAAATCGTTGTGGCAAATCCGCAGTTCAGGCTGTGCCGTTAGTTTGCCCATGAAGACCCCCTGCCGGCAAGCGCCGTTTCTGGCCACGCCCTGGGGCGCGATGTCTCAGCGGGCGTTGCAACTTTGGCCCGGCTTCGCTAGAAACGTGCGCAAGCTTCTACCCGGTGGTGTAATGGTAACACTAGGGATTTTGGTTCCCTCATTCTAGGTTCGAGTCCTAGCCGGGTAGCTCTTCTC
This genomic window from Pirellulales bacterium contains:
- a CDS encoding redox-sensing transcriptional repressor Rex, translating into MEEPASNSPGSTGGGPVPKAVASRLSLYLRELQHLMERGDETTSSSELGRKLGFTDAQVRKDLAYFGHFGYPGIGYRCDKLVAAIKRILGTDQQWNAVLVGSGNLGRALLGYKGFQRQGFRVAAAFDTDANKVGSQIEGVVVYHLDDLTEFAKANRVRLGIIAVPAPAAQAVANRLVAASVEGILNFAPVTIELPDTVKHVGVDLAIELEQLSFAIVSREAQNG